One stretch of Rhodoflexus caldus DNA includes these proteins:
- a CDS encoding translocation protein TolB gives MMKHFRIALKTIYIAVCLSTVAGIAHAQYSTGMFGKNRIQYKNFDWQYISSQNFNIFFYDNNEDLAKLTATIAEQEFPTITDFVGYAPFNKIKIFVYPSVKDIHQSNIGVDKQGFAVTGQTRFAKSEIEIAFTGLQSNYRAELRLHISEMLISEMMYGGNLRDVLQSSYLLNLPDWFLPGAARYIAYGWSSEMDDYMRDALENRKLKKIANMEGEEAHMIGHSIWNFIVEKYGKTNVANILNLTRLVRNEESSIENTLGIAYQRFLNNWRNFYLEQAKNMRENHQYVLAESRLFPNEKNMSFNRVKINPKDNDLIAYAQNNKGRYHIRLRNLSSKKESVLMRGGNRVLNQEIDKILPLFVWKDAQTLLVINTFEDNYRLSEIKIGKKQKITHRPFPTFSSIRDMEISDDGKRLVLSATQGIRSDIYTYDLEKDQITRITNDDADDINPAFLKGRNYAIVFSSNRTNDTLGVASPIEEENLSRFNLFIYNPQQKNVLKRISNTLSYDSRPLALSENTLLFLSDQRGIHHLFRYDLKDEVSTQISAFPHSIKYYDLSGKQLTFISLFQGSEAVFNITDFNIRNSLFTLKTARQQLLDLRRLNQMRQKAERDQLPTTAGTQPVTPKEEKKIAAADTTKKSDEIDTENYRFDTFTKTDKKKLLKNYRPLSPFEQGTNKNFSFSKAQAYESKFSADNLVTSIITDPLRGLGIVLEASMSDALENHKFNAGLFGLTTLRSAMYYAEYRYLKQRIDYKVRFDRQSLTISPLDFVQKYALNKLQGSASYPFSVTTRVSASPFFANTTFTPTSDINPAVQQLPDRSFSYGGIGFEFVFDNSLTLGPNLMEGTRAMARYETWVGISGRGRNFSNLTIDARTYRKLTGSLLFAGRFSYGQFFGPGRKSYRLGGMANWIGNQSDPVPNTDPLFVDATRPGKDLSDLLFVQYVGNLRGFNWNKLRGSSYILFNAELRLPLLKYFYKSAITSNFFRNLQFVAFTDIGASWSGVSPFNRENSLNTIEIIREPFAARVSNFKNPFLIGLGSGVRTMLLGSYYTKFDAAWGIENEQIQKPVFYFTLGYDF, from the coding sequence ATGATGAAACATTTTCGCATTGCGCTGAAAACCATTTATATAGCCGTGTGCTTATCAACAGTGGCAGGAATAGCCCACGCACAGTACAGCACCGGCATGTTCGGCAAAAACCGCATCCAGTACAAGAACTTTGATTGGCAGTATATTTCCAGCCAAAACTTCAACATCTTTTTTTACGACAACAATGAAGACTTGGCGAAACTGACCGCAACCATAGCCGAGCAGGAATTTCCGACCATTACCGATTTTGTAGGTTATGCACCTTTTAATAAAATCAAAATTTTTGTTTACCCCTCTGTCAAAGATATTCACCAAAGCAACATAGGAGTAGATAAACAGGGTTTTGCCGTAACAGGCCAAACACGATTTGCCAAATCGGAAATTGAAATCGCTTTTACAGGCCTGCAAAGCAATTACCGCGCAGAATTGCGGCTGCATATTTCGGAAATGCTCATTTCGGAAATGATGTACGGCGGCAACTTGCGGGATGTATTGCAGAGTTCCTACCTGCTCAACCTGCCCGACTGGTTTTTGCCGGGTGCCGCGCGCTATATTGCCTACGGCTGGAGCAGCGAAATGGACGACTACATGCGTGATGCGCTTGAAAACAGAAAACTAAAAAAAATTGCCAACATGGAAGGCGAAGAAGCGCACATGATAGGCCATTCCATTTGGAACTTCATTGTAGAGAAATACGGCAAGACCAATGTTGCCAATATTTTAAACCTCACCCGATTGGTACGCAATGAAGAAAGCAGCATTGAAAATACACTGGGCATAGCTTACCAGCGTTTCTTAAACAATTGGCGAAATTTCTATTTGGAACAAGCCAAAAACATGCGAGAAAACCACCAGTATGTACTGGCCGAATCGCGGCTGTTTCCCAATGAAAAGAACATGTCTTTTAATCGGGTGAAAATCAACCCCAAAGACAACGACTTGATTGCCTACGCTCAAAACAACAAAGGCCGCTATCATATCCGCCTGCGCAACCTGAGCAGCAAAAAAGAATCTGTATTGATGCGCGGCGGCAACCGTGTCCTCAATCAGGAAATTGACAAAATACTGCCCTTGTTCGTATGGAAAGACGCACAAACCCTGCTTGTCATCAATACATTTGAAGATAACTACCGGCTCAGTGAAATAAAAATCGGCAAAAAGCAAAAAATCACTCATCGGCCATTCCCGACTTTCAGCAGCATTCGGGACATGGAAATTTCAGACGACGGCAAGCGATTAGTTCTCAGTGCCACACAGGGCATCCGCAGCGATATTTACACCTATGACCTTGAAAAAGACCAGATTACACGCATCACCAACGATGATGCAGACGATATCAATCCGGCTTTCCTAAAAGGCAGAAACTACGCAATTGTATTTAGCTCGAATCGCACCAACGATACTTTGGGTGTAGCCTCTCCCATAGAAGAAGAAAATCTGTCGCGTTTCAACTTGTTCATTTACAACCCGCAGCAAAAAAATGTATTGAAACGAATCTCCAATACATTGAGCTACGACAGCCGCCCGCTTGCTCTTTCCGAAAACACTCTTTTATTCCTGAGCGACCAGCGCGGCATCCATCACCTGTTCCGCTATGACCTCAAAGATGAAGTAAGCACCCAAATTTCGGCCTTTCCGCACAGCATAAAATATTATGACCTGTCGGGTAAACAACTTACCTTCATCAGCCTTTTTCAGGGCAGCGAAGCCGTGTTTAATATCACCGATTTCAATATCCGCAACTCACTTTTTACCTTGAAAACAGCGCGGCAGCAACTGCTCGACCTTCGCCGACTCAACCAAATGCGGCAGAAAGCAGAGCGCGACCAGTTGCCGACAACCGCAGGCACACAACCCGTAACCCCGAAGGAAGAAAAAAAGATAGCAGCCGCAGATACCACCAAAAAATCGGATGAGATAGATACCGAAAACTATCGGTTTGATACCTTCACCAAAACCGACAAAAAGAAATTGCTCAAAAACTATCGCCCGCTCAGCCCATTTGAACAGGGAACTAATAAAAATTTCAGTTTCAGCAAAGCACAGGCCTATGAAAGCAAGTTCAGTGCCGACAACCTCGTTACTTCCATCATCACAGACCCTCTGCGCGGGCTTGGTATCGTGTTAGAGGCCAGCATGAGCGATGCCTTAGAAAATCACAAATTCAATGCGGGCTTGTTTGGTCTTACTACGCTCCGAAGCGCCATGTACTATGCAGAATACAGATATTTAAAGCAACGCATTGATTACAAAGTACGCTTTGACCGACAATCACTGACCATATCGCCTCTTGATTTTGTGCAAAAATATGCACTGAACAAACTGCAAGGGAGCGCATCTTATCCTTTCAGCGTAACCACTCGCGTTTCGGCAAGTCCATTTTTTGCCAACACAACTTTTACACCCACCAGCGACATTAACCCTGCCGTACAGCAACTGCCCGACCGCTCGTTCAGCTATGGCGGTATCGGCTTTGAGTTTGTGTTTGATAACAGCCTCACCCTCGGGCCAAACCTGATGGAAGGCACACGCGCTATGGCACGCTACGAAACATGGGTTGGTATATCGGGACGTGGCAGGAATTTCAGCAACTTGACCATAGACGCACGCACCTATCGCAAACTTACAGGCTCACTCCTGTTTGCAGGGCGCTTCAGCTACGGGCAATTCTTCGGGCCGGGCAGAAAAAGCTATCGGCTCGGCGGCATGGCTAACTGGATAGGCAACCAAAGCGACCCCGTTCCTAATACAGACCCATTGTTTGTAGATGCTACCCGCCCCGGAAAAGACCTGAGCGACCTGCTGTTTGTGCAATACGTAGGTAATCTGCGCGGCTTTAACTGGAACAAACTGCGCGGCAGCAGCTACATCCTCTTTAATGCAGAGCTCCGCCTGCCGCTGCTAAAATATTTTTACAAAAGCGCCATTACGTCCAACTTCTTCCGCAACCTGCAATTTGTTGCATTTACCGATATTGGGGCTTCGTGGAGCGGTGTAAGTCCGTTTAACCGCGAAAACTCACTGAATACCATAGAGATTATCAGAGAGCCCTTTGCAGCCCGTGTATCTAACTTTAAAAACCCCTTCCTGATTGGCTTAGGAAGCGGTGTGAGAACCATGCTGTTGGGCAGCTACTATACAAAGTTTGACGCAGCATGGGGAATTGAAAACGAACAAATTCAAAAACCTGTGTTCTACTTTACGTTAGGATATGATTTTTGA
- a CDS encoding valine--tRNA ligase — MSSIAKTYNPKETEDKWYACWMQEGFFRSTPNPNKKPYTVVIPPPNVTGVLHMGHMLNNTIQDILVRRARMRGYEACWVPGTDHASIATEAKVVKMLKEEKGINKRDLSREEFLKYAWEWKEKYGGIILEQLKKLGASCDWERTRFTMEPKLSDQVLKVFLDWYKAGYIYRGLRMVNWDPQGRTALADDEVIRKETKSKLYYVRYQVAGSDEYIVVATQRPETIMGDVAIAVNPKDERYLHLHGKQIIVPVVNRPVPVIIDDYVDIEFGTGCLKVTPAHDINDYEIGLRHNLPVIDTLNADGTFNANVFNNEAERQLVQQYDKIDRFKLRKIIATHLEEIGQLDRVDENYVANIGYSERTDAVVEPRLSVQWFVRMKELCEPALENVMNDNIRFYPAKFKNTYRHWMENVRDWCISRQLWWGQRIPAWYINGVDYDSTAHDSLIAVCLTAEEALQELQQKADAYNSMNSLKVPRPATVADIRQDEDVLDTWFSSGLWPISVFDGLLDPDNEDIKYYYPTTDLVTAPEILFFWVARMIISGYYYRKEKPFQNVYLTGIVRDKLGRKMSKSLGNSPDPLELMDKYSADGVRVGMLFSSPAGNDLPFDEKLCEQGRNFANKIWNAFRLVKGWEQDANLAMPTTNQTAIDWFEAKLQSAIAEIEDHYEKYRISDALQAVYKLIWDDFCAWYLEMVKPEYGQPIDAASFAATVNFFETLMKLLHPFMPFITEEIWHGLRERTGKDFLIVAPYPTVQAISEAQTALLGEAEIAFEIIQQVRSLRNSKGLSPKEKLPLAIKTAQPQRYAKFEGLIIKLANLESLTYGDTTAENAARFVVKGDECFVTLSQSVNAEEEIKKLEAELAYQQGFLDSVEKKLSNERFVANAKPEVVENERRKQADAKAKIAALQAAIAALR, encoded by the coding sequence ATGTCGTCTATTGCCAAAACGTACAACCCCAAAGAGACCGAAGATAAGTGGTATGCCTGCTGGATGCAGGAAGGTTTTTTCCGTTCCACGCCTAACCCTAATAAAAAGCCCTACACCGTAGTTATTCCGCCGCCCAACGTAACGGGGGTGCTGCACATGGGGCACATGCTCAACAATACGATTCAAGATATTTTGGTGCGCCGTGCGCGGATGCGCGGCTACGAGGCTTGCTGGGTGCCCGGCACTGACCACGCCTCTATCGCCACCGAAGCAAAGGTTGTCAAGATGCTCAAAGAAGAAAAAGGCATCAACAAGCGCGACCTGAGCCGCGAGGAGTTCCTCAAATATGCGTGGGAATGGAAGGAAAAATACGGCGGCATCATTCTGGAACAGTTGAAAAAATTGGGCGCAAGCTGCGATTGGGAGCGCACACGCTTTACGATGGAGCCCAAACTTTCCGACCAAGTATTGAAAGTTTTTCTGGACTGGTACAAAGCGGGCTATATCTATCGCGGGCTGCGCATGGTCAATTGGGACCCACAAGGCAGAACCGCACTGGCAGATGATGAGGTGATTCGCAAGGAAACCAAATCCAAACTCTACTATGTGCGCTACCAAGTAGCAGGCAGCGATGAGTACATCGTAGTAGCCACCCAACGCCCCGAAACCATCATGGGCGACGTAGCCATTGCCGTAAACCCCAAAGACGAGCGTTACTTGCACCTGCACGGCAAACAAATCATCGTGCCGGTGGTGAACCGCCCCGTGCCCGTGATTATCGATGACTACGTAGATATTGAGTTCGGTACGGGCTGCCTTAAAGTAACCCCTGCGCACGACATCAACGACTACGAAATCGGGCTGCGCCACAACCTGCCCGTGATTGATACGCTCAATGCCGACGGTACTTTCAATGCCAATGTTTTTAACAATGAGGCAGAGCGTCAGTTGGTGCAGCAATACGATAAAATTGACCGCTTCAAATTGCGTAAAATCATTGCGACGCATCTGGAAGAAATCGGGCAGTTAGACCGCGTGGACGAAAACTACGTGGCAAACATCGGCTATTCGGAGCGCACCGATGCGGTGGTAGAGCCGCGCCTTTCCGTGCAGTGGTTTGTGCGCATGAAAGAACTCTGCGAGCCTGCGCTGGAAAACGTGATGAACGACAACATCCGTTTTTACCCTGCCAAGTTCAAAAACACCTACCGCCATTGGATGGAAAACGTGCGTGATTGGTGCATCAGCCGCCAGCTGTGGTGGGGGCAGCGCATCCCGGCGTGGTACATCAACGGAGTGGATTACGACAGCACCGCGCACGATTCGCTCATTGCCGTTTGCCTCACCGCCGAAGAAGCCTTGCAGGAGTTGCAGCAAAAAGCCGATGCCTACAACAGCATGAACAGCCTCAAAGTGCCGCGCCCTGCCACTGTTGCTGATATTCGCCAAGACGAAGACGTATTAGACACGTGGTTCTCTTCGGGCTTGTGGCCGATTTCAGTGTTTGACGGCTTGTTAGACCCTGACAATGAGGATATTAAATACTACTACCCCACTACTGACCTTGTAACCGCACCCGAAATTCTGTTTTTCTGGGTTGCCCGCATGATTATTTCGGGCTACTATTACCGCAAAGAAAAGCCCTTCCAAAATGTTTATCTGACGGGTATTGTGCGCGATAAGTTGGGGCGCAAAATGTCCAAGTCGTTGGGCAACAGCCCTGACCCTCTGGAACTGATGGACAAGTACAGTGCCGACGGCGTGCGCGTAGGGATGCTGTTCAGTTCGCCCGCGGGCAACGACCTACCGTTTGATGAAAAACTTTGCGAACAAGGCCGCAACTTTGCCAATAAAATTTGGAATGCTTTCCGTTTGGTGAAGGGCTGGGAGCAAGATGCCAACCTTGCCATGCCAACCACCAACCAAACCGCGATTGACTGGTTTGAGGCCAAATTGCAAAGTGCTATTGCCGAAATAGAAGACCATTACGAAAAATACCGCATTTCCGATGCCCTGCAAGCCGTTTACAAACTGATTTGGGACGACTTCTGCGCTTGGTATTTAGAAATGGTGAAGCCTGAATACGGACAGCCGATAGATGCCGCGAGCTTTGCCGCAACTGTCAATTTCTTTGAAACCTTGATGAAGTTGCTGCATCCTTTCATGCCGTTCATCACCGAAGAAATTTGGCACGGGCTGCGCGAACGCACAGGAAAAGACTTTTTGATTGTTGCGCCTTATCCTACCGTACAAGCCATCAGCGAGGCACAAACTGCGTTGCTTGGCGAAGCGGAAATTGCCTTTGAAATTATCCAGCAAGTACGCAGCCTGCGCAACAGCAAAGGACTTTCGCCCAAAGAAAAATTGCCGCTGGCAATCAAAACCGCTCAACCGCAACGCTATGCCAAATTTGAAGGTTTGATAATTAAATTGGCAAATTTGGAAAGCCTGACCTACGGCGATACAACTGCTGAGAATGCTGCCCGTTTTGTAGTCAAAGGCGACGAGTGCTTCGTAACCTTGTCGCAATCGGTCAATGCCGAAGAGGAAATCAAAAAGTTGGAGGCAGAGTTAGCCTATCAGCAGGGCTTTTTGGATTCGGTGGAAAAGAAACTTTCCAACGAACGCTTTGTAGCCAATGCCAAGCCCGAAGTAGTGGAAAACGAACGCCGCAAACAAGCCGATGCAAAAGCCAAAATAGCAGCCTTGCAAGCAGCCATAGCAGCCTTGCGATAG
- a CDS encoding Fur family transcriptional regulator produces the protein MHTEHIRNLLEQKGVRKTRIREAMLALFFDKGYALSHADVENFLPDEFDRVTIYRTLKSFEEQGLVHKVPDEKGIMRFALCPESCTHHQHSDSHLHFFCKQCEHTYCLHISLPEPALPAGFHAESFEWLAQGICKNCLNKA, from the coding sequence ATGCATACGGAACACATCAGGAATCTGTTGGAGCAGAAAGGCGTTCGCAAAACCAGAATCAGGGAGGCCATGCTGGCATTGTTCTTTGATAAAGGCTATGCTCTCTCCCATGCAGATGTGGAAAATTTTCTGCCTGATGAGTTTGACCGCGTAACTATTTACCGCACACTCAAATCGTTTGAAGAACAGGGACTTGTGCATAAAGTCCCCGATGAAAAAGGTATTATGCGCTTCGCATTGTGTCCCGAAAGTTGCACACACCACCAACACAGCGACAGCCATCTGCATTTCTTCTGTAAGCAGTGCGAACACACCTACTGTTTGCACATTTCCCTACCCGAACCTGCACTTCCCGCAGGTTTTCATGCAGAAAGTTTTGAGTGGTTGGCGCAAGGGATTTGTAAGAATTGCCTTAACAAAGCATAA
- a CDS encoding bifunctional nuclease family protein → MEKIKLEILGLSSSQSQSGSFALVLGEVGKKRRLPIIIGMFEAQAIAIEIEKITSARPMTHDLFKAFAKAFHYDIHEIIISELREGVFYAKIVCSANDSYERIEIDARPSDAIAIGLRFDVPIYTYEDVLSEAGITISDMEEEDEEDMEMTTASAPERSSEKRLTTPEGLAGMTVEQLESELQRAIEAEDYEKAAKIRDELNKRK, encoded by the coding sequence GTGGAAAAAATAAAACTCGAAATACTTGGTCTTTCATCAAGTCAGTCGCAATCGGGTTCGTTTGCGTTAGTACTTGGGGAGGTTGGCAAAAAACGACGTTTGCCCATTATTATCGGCATGTTTGAAGCGCAGGCAATTGCTATTGAGATAGAAAAAATCACCTCTGCGCGCCCCATGACACACGACCTTTTTAAGGCTTTTGCCAAAGCCTTCCACTATGATATACACGAAATAATCATCTCTGAACTGCGCGAAGGAGTATTTTATGCCAAAATTGTTTGCTCTGCCAACGACTCGTATGAGCGCATAGAGATAGATGCCCGTCCTTCCGATGCAATAGCCATCGGGCTGCGCTTTGATGTGCCCATCTACACCTATGAAGACGTGCTCTCGGAAGCAGGCATCACTATTTCCGACATGGAGGAAGAAGATGAGGAGGATATGGAAATGACCACCGCAAGCGCTCCGGAACGCAGCAGCGAAAAGCGCCTGACTACGCCCGAAGGACTTGCCGGCATGACCGTAGAACAATTGGAAAGTGAACTTCAGCGGGCAATTGAGGCAGAAGATTACGAAAAAGCTGCCAAAATCAGGGACGAACTCAACAAGCGTAAATAA
- a CDS encoding DUF1003 domain-containing protein — translation MNTFRSDISGREFPDVERVYGNSIKAPLLEFIRKIYPDFTEQSSLSITELNTFRSEFLAQTMQQQIGELDELSRTVLESLRDQTLLSDKLEENADAPLTLGQQLADRVAEFGGSWTFIIAFGIFILCWIAVNVYLLRPGFDPYPFILLNLLLSCLAAIQAPIIMMSQNRQDEKDRDRSRKDYMINLKAEVEIRMLHEKIDHLMMKQQQHLLAIQQEQIEMLGQILDKISDKHTR, via the coding sequence ATGAATACCTTCCGGAGCGACATTTCAGGCAGAGAGTTTCCCGATGTGGAACGGGTGTACGGCAATTCCATTAAAGCCCCTTTGCTGGAATTTATCAGAAAAATCTACCCCGACTTTACCGAACAGAGCAGTTTGTCCATCACAGAGTTGAATACATTTCGCTCTGAATTTCTCGCCCAAACCATGCAACAGCAAATAGGCGAGTTGGATGAATTGAGTCGTACCGTGCTGGAATCGCTCCGCGACCAAACCCTGCTATCGGATAAGTTGGAAGAAAATGCGGATGCGCCCCTTACCCTTGGGCAGCAACTGGCCGACCGCGTAGCAGAGTTTGGAGGCAGTTGGACTTTTATTATCGCTTTCGGCATTTTTATTCTGTGCTGGATTGCAGTTAATGTTTACCTGCTCCGCCCGGGTTTTGACCCTTACCCATTTATCTTGCTCAACTTGCTGCTCTCATGCCTTGCGGCTATTCAAGCGCCTATCATCATGATGAGTCAAAACAGGCAGGATGAAAAAGACCGCGACCGCTCGCGCAAAGACTACATGATTAACCTGAAAGCAGAAGTGGAAATCAGGATGTTACATGAAAAAATTGACCACCTGATGATGAAACAGCAACAGCATCTGCTTGCCATCCAGCAGGAACAAATAGAAATGTTGGGGCAAATTTTGGATAAAATATCGGACAAGCATACCAGATAA
- a CDS encoding Maf family protein: MASQSPRRRQLLNEMGFTFSVQVKNTDETIPAHISAENAAAYLAEKKARAFEGELTENQVVITADTVVVCKGNILNKPTDEAEATTMLRMLSGQVHQVITGVSLMTPQQIITRSDVAKVHFRELTAEEIAHYIQHYRPFDKAGAYGIQEWIGMIGIYKIEGSFFTVMGLPTHLVYEMIHQLPA, translated from the coding sequence TTGGCTTCGCAATCTCCACGCCGTCGGCAATTGCTGAACGAAATGGGCTTTACCTTTTCAGTACAGGTAAAAAATACCGATGAAACTATCCCCGCCCATATCAGTGCAGAAAATGCGGCAGCCTATTTAGCCGAAAAAAAAGCACGTGCTTTTGAAGGTGAACTCACAGAAAATCAGGTAGTTATAACTGCCGATACGGTCGTGGTATGCAAAGGCAATATTCTAAATAAGCCCACAGACGAAGCAGAAGCTACCACCATGTTGCGGATGCTTTCCGGCCAAGTGCACCAAGTAATTACCGGTGTGAGTTTGATGACCCCTCAGCAGATAATCACCCGCAGCGATGTAGCAAAAGTCCATTTTCGGGAACTTACAGCAGAGGAAATAGCGCACTACATTCAGCATTACCGACCATTTGACAAAGCGGGCGCATACGGTATTCAAGAGTGGATTGGTATGATTGGCATCTACAAAATTGAGGGTTCATTCTTTACCGTGATGGGCTTGCCCACTCATTTGGTTTATGAAATGATTCATCAGTTGCCTGCATAA
- a CDS encoding tetratricopeptide repeat protein → MKRYILTLAIILCIIASRATAQNLADLNKANDAFFKKDYETAITYYNRYLQPGIRIPKVLFNRGICFLNRRQYANALSDFKEVLKINPSFTDVYYHMGLAYQKLSKYEDAIRCFEKESDKVESLKGISECYRSMGFYERANTYAEMAATQEILNNSATDWPSYSQQSTNIANNAPTNINRPTGQQQIAKPNTSDMGGSPVKKLLSEAQSLTEEGRYAEAEEKLNHIIKYYKEDLKSAFDKRGAVRVSLKKYNEAIQDFDQSLSIVPRDAWTLNLRGLAKMEMGLFSEAERDFRQAVNIDPYSPAKENLATLDIRKQTSIAKDDRQGPTVTIISPLLAEANSRGLGVVSAADAKITVVGTVEDISGVREVQLNSTIAKLIPNDATGQRFQFSATIPVNEGENTIYFVTKDACNNETKKTYKYIARVSQVPKIDIPIATTEKNETKNLIGKNYALLIGIDQYVHWDKLNNPVRDVYAIAQELRNVYNFEVDLLINPRSKAEIERKIIEWASRNYQYNDQLFIFIAAHGFFIPYLEKGFIIPYDGLPAHMEIDGSSWISHDFIRNTLERSNSHHVFLVMDACFSGTFSPAIARNRGAAELSLSIREMVARKYLLKTRKYLTSGGKEYVSDGLPGAHSPFAAKLLEALRSRGKYSNGLLTINDIRRAVQNLTPQPHSGDFPHSSGDPEGDFFFIPVN, encoded by the coding sequence ATGAAGCGTTACATTCTTACCTTGGCAATAATCTTATGTATTATTGCAAGCAGGGCAACGGCTCAAAACCTTGCCGACTTGAACAAAGCCAACGATGCTTTTTTTAAAAAGGACTACGAAACAGCGATTACTTACTACAATCGTTACCTGCAACCGGGCATCCGCATTCCAAAAGTGCTGTTTAACAGAGGGATATGCTTCCTTAACAGAAGACAATATGCTAACGCTCTCTCCGATTTCAAGGAAGTTTTGAAAATAAATCCCTCATTTACTGATGTTTATTATCACATGGGGCTTGCGTATCAGAAGCTCAGCAAATATGAAGATGCTATCCGATGTTTTGAGAAAGAGTCGGATAAAGTGGAATCGCTGAAAGGTATCAGTGAATGTTACAGAAGCATGGGATTCTATGAGCGTGCCAACACATATGCAGAAATGGCTGCCACACAGGAAATCCTCAACAATTCTGCAACTGATTGGCCGTCTTACTCTCAACAATCAACCAACATTGCCAACAACGCACCGACGAATATTAACCGCCCCACAGGCCAGCAGCAAATTGCCAAGCCGAACACATCCGATATGGGAGGTTCGCCTGTTAAAAAACTACTGAGCGAAGCGCAAAGCCTCACAGAAGAAGGCCGCTATGCCGAAGCAGAAGAAAAACTTAATCATATTATTAAGTATTACAAAGAAGACCTCAAATCGGCATTTGATAAACGCGGAGCCGTACGTGTCAGCCTGAAGAAGTACAATGAGGCTATTCAGGATTTTGACCAATCTTTATCAATTGTGCCCCGAGATGCTTGGACACTCAATTTGAGAGGCTTGGCAAAAATGGAAATGGGTTTATTTAGTGAAGCCGAAAGAGATTTCCGACAGGCAGTTAATATTGACCCCTATTCACCCGCCAAAGAAAATTTGGCAACTTTAGATATCCGCAAACAAACCTCTATTGCCAAAGATGACCGGCAAGGCCCGACTGTAACAATTATCAGCCCATTGCTTGCCGAAGCCAACAGTCGTGGTTTGGGAGTGGTTAGCGCAGCCGATGCTAAAATTACCGTAGTAGGCACTGTTGAAGATATCAGTGGCGTTAGGGAGGTGCAGCTAAATAGCACCATAGCTAAGCTAATACCCAACGATGCAACCGGTCAGCGTTTTCAATTCTCGGCCACCATACCGGTTAATGAGGGTGAAAACACTATTTACTTTGTTACCAAAGATGCTTGTAACAACGAGACCAAAAAGACTTACAAATATATTGCCCGTGTTTCCCAAGTCCCCAAGATAGATATCCCAATTGCGACAACTGAAAAAAATGAAACCAAAAACCTGATAGGAAAAAATTATGCACTGCTGATTGGTATTGACCAATATGTGCATTGGGACAAACTGAACAATCCCGTACGCGATGTATACGCCATTGCACAAGAGTTGAGAAATGTGTATAATTTTGAAGTGGATTTGTTAATCAACCCGCGCAGTAAGGCCGAAATTGAGCGTAAAATAATCGAATGGGCAAGCCGCAACTATCAGTACAATGACCAATTGTTCATATTCATAGCAGCCCACGGCTTTTTCATTCCATATTTGGAAAAAGGCTTTATCATTCCTTATGATGGACTACCTGCGCACATGGAGATAGACGGTTCAAGCTGGATATCGCACGACTTCATCCGCAATACGCTTGAGCGCTCGAACAGCCACCATGTATTTCTGGTAATGGATGCTTGTTTCAGCGGCACATTCTCGCCGGCGATTGCCCGCAATCGCGGTGCTGCCGAATTAAGTCTGTCCATCCGCGAAATGGTAGCACGCAAATACCTGCTCAAAACCCGCAAATACCTGACTTCGGGTGGTAAGGAATATGTATCGGACGGACTTCCGGGAGCTCATTCACCTTTTGCGGCCAAATTGTTAGAGGCGCTCCGTAGCAGAGGCAAATACAGCAACGGCCTGCTAACCATCAACGATATTCGCCGTGCAGTTCAGAATTTGACGCCTCAACCGCACAGTGGTGATTTCCCTCACAGCAGCGGCGACCCCGAAGGTGATTTCTTCTTTATTCCCGTTAATTAG